The Microbacterium luteum nucleotide sequence CCATCGCGATTGCACGCGCACGTCGTCGTTGCGGATGCGCTCGCCCACCAGCCCGGGCACGGATGCGGCCTCGATCGGCGCGGGCACCTCGACGACGCTCACGTGGGGGGCGGGCCAGGTCGGCGGCCGCCAATCGACGTCGGTCGGCACGGCGCACGCGGTGAGAGCGAGAACCGCCACGAGGCCGCCGGCCGCGAGACGCCTCACGCGGGGACCCCGTCGAGGCGGATGCCGTCGAGGATCAGCGCGAGAGCCGTGACGTAGTCGTCCAGGTCGGCCTCGGGCGACGCCTCGGCCGTCACGAGCACTGTCGCGGTTCCGCCGTCGCCGACCGTCGCGACGAACCGTCCGTTCTGGAACGCGTGGCGCGCGTCGAGCCCCGACGCGAGCCTCTCGGTGACGGCGTCCGACGCGACAGCGACCTCGGCGGACACCTCCTCGGCATCGCCGTCGTCTGCGACGAGCGACACGGTGAGACCCGCATCCGGGGAACTCAGCCGCAGGGTGTCGTCGAACGGCGAACGTCGCACCACCCAGCCGGCGGGCACGAGCACCGTGGCCGTGCCGTCATCGGCGATCGGCACCGTCGTCTCGTCCGCCACGGCCTCGGCCGACAGATTCGCCAGCACCGGCGGCAGCACCGTCACGGCAAGCAGTCCCACGATGACGGCGATCACCGCCGACACCCCCGCGACGACGATCAGCGCTTCGCGTGCGCGCCACCGCGCCGCGGCATCCCCAGCCGGCCCCATGACCCACAGGTTATCGAGACCGAGCGGCTCCGGCGGTCAGCGGCGCGGCGTCCATCCCGACGGCAGCGGGCCGTCCGGGTCGCCGCGTTCGGCATCCGCGCGGGCCGACCATCCCTGCGCGGCGTCGACGGCGTCGAAACCGCCGCGGGCCAGCCGCATCCCGACGTCGTCGTGGTGCATGCGCGGCCCGCCGCCGCGTCGCGCTCCGGCGCGGACGCTGTGGGCGTCGTCGGCGAAGCCACCGCCGCGGAACACCCGGTAATCGCCGTAGCGAGCGGGATCGAGCAGATCCCAGCACCACTCCCAGACGTTCCCGAGCGTGTCGAACAGACCGAAGAGGTTCGGATGCCGCGCGCCGACGTCGTGGGGAGCGGACAAGCCGTCGGCGGCCGTCCAGGCCACCTCGGCCAGCGGCCCGTAGTGCGCGCCGGTCGATCCGGCTCGGCAGGCGTACTCCCATTCGGCCTCGGTCGGCAGCCGGAACCCGTCGGAGTCCACGTGCCACGTCACCTCGTCGCCGTCGACGGCATAGGCGGGATCCAGCCCCTCCCACTCCGATGCCGCGTTGCACACGCGCACCGCCCGCAGCCACGAGATGTGCGTCGCCGGCCGTCGGGGGTGCTGCGCGGTCTCCCCCAGCAGCTCGCCGAGTTCCGCCTGCGTGAGCGGGAACCGGGCGATCTCGAAGGGCTCGAGGTCGACCGCGCGTCGGATGCTGCGCCGCGCGTCGTGAAGCTCGACACGGCCGGCGGGCAGGCGCGCGGTCTCAATCTCGCTCATCGCGCCGGTGAGAACCGGACCCGCTGCCTCACGCCTCGCGGGGCTCGAGGACGAAGACCGCGATCTGCCGATCGGTCTTCGCCTGGTAGGCGTCGTAGTCGGGCCAGACCTCCGCGGCGCGCTTCCACCAGAGCTCGCGCTCCTCGCCGGAGAGCTCGCGGGCGTCGTAGTCCCGCTTGTCGGCGCCGTCCTGCAGCTCCACATGGGCGTGAGCACGCATGTTCGCGGCCCAGCGAGGCTCATCGGGCGCGCCGCCCTTCGAGGCGACGACGGCGTAGCGGCCGTCGTGCTCGACCCGCATCAGCGCCGTCTTGCGCAATCCGCCGCTGGTGGCCCCGACGGTCGTCAGCACGATGATCGGCACCCCCCGCAGCGTGTTCGCCTCGGTGCCACCGGAGGCCTCGAACTGCTCGGCCTGGTTGCGTGCCCATTCGGACGTGGACGGGATGTACTCACCACTCAACGGCATGCCGCCAGCCTACGCCGCCGCGCGCGGGCGCAGCCGATCCCCGTCACCGAACCGCCCCTCTCGACGCGAACCACCCCTCTGCCCACCGTCCCGAAAGGGCCGGCTCGCGTGCAGAGGGGTGGTTCGGCGAGAGAAGGGTCAGATCACAGACCCTCGATGATCTCTCGCATCAGTGCGGCGGTCTCGGACGGGGTCTTGCCGACCTTGACGCCGGCGGCCTCGAGGGCCTCCTTCTTCGCCTGTGCGGTTCCGGCCGAGCCCGACACGATCGCGCCGGCGTGGCCCATGGTCTTGCCCTCGGGCGCGGTGAAGCCGGCGACGTAGCCCACGACGGGCTTGGTGACGTTCGCCTTGATGAAGTCGGCTGCGCGCTCCTCGGCGTCGCCCCCGATCTCGCCGATCATGACGATCGCCTTGGTCTCGGGGTCGGCCTCGAACGCCTCGAGCGCGTCGATGTGCGTCGTGCCGATGACGGGGTCGCCGCCGATGCCGATGGCGGTCGAGAAGCCCAGGTCGCGCAGCTCGAACATCATCTGGTAGGTCAGCGTGCCCGACTTCGACACGAGCCCGATCGGACCCTTGCCGGTGATGTTGGCCGGGGTGATGCCGACGAGCGACTCACCGGGGGTGATGATGCCCGGGCAGTTCGGCCCGATGATGCGAGTGGTGTTGCCCTTGCTCTTGGCGTAGGCCCACGCCTCGGCGGTGTCGCCGACCGGCACGCCCTCGGTGATGACGACGAGCAGCCCGATCTCGGCGTCGATGGCCTCGATCATGGCGTCCTTCGTGAACGCGGGCGGCACGAAGGCGATCGACACGTCGGCGCCGGTCTTCTCCATCGCTTCGGCGACCGAGCCGAAGACGGGGAGCTCGACGGCGTTGCCGTCCTTGTCGGTGTGGGAGACGGTCGTCCCGGCCTTGCGGGCGTTGACGCCGCCGACGACGTTCGTGCCGGCCTCCAGCATCAGCGCGGTGTGCTTGGTGCCTTCGCCGCCGGTGATGCCCTGGACGATGACCTTGGAATCCTGGTTGAGGTAGATCGACATTTTCTGGTCCTTATCCGGATGCGGTTCAGGCGGCGGCCAGCTCGGCGGCCTTGTCGGCGCCCTCGTCCATGCCCGCGGCGAGCGTGACGAGGGGGTTGTTCGCGGCGGCGAGGATGGCGCGGCCTTCCTCGACCTGGTTCCCGTCGAGGCGCACGACCAGCGGCTTGGTCGCGGCGTCGCCCAGGATCTCGAGGGCCTTGACGATGCCCTCGGCCACGGCGACGCACGACGTGATGCCGCCGAACACATTGACGAAGACGCTCTTGACCTGCTCGTCGCCGAGGATGACATCCAGTCCTGCGGCCATGACGGTGGCGGAGGCGCCGCCGCCGATGTCGAGGAAGTTCGCCGGCTTCACGCCGCCGTGGCCCTCGCCGGCGTAGGCGACGACGTCGAGGGTCGACATGACCAGGCCCGCGCCGTTGCCGATGATGCCGACCTCGCCGTCGAGCTTGACGTAGTTGAGGCCGG carries:
- a CDS encoding formylglycine-generating enzyme family protein; the encoded protein is MSEIETARLPAGRVELHDARRSIRRAVDLEPFEIARFPLTQAELGELLGETAQHPRRPATHISWLRAVRVCNAASEWEGLDPAYAVDGDEVTWHVDSDGFRLPTEAEWEYACRAGSTGAHYGPLAEVAWTAADGLSAPHDVGARHPNLFGLFDTLGNVWEWCWDLLDPARYGDYRVFRGGGFADDAHSVRAGARRGGGPRMHHDDVGMRLARGGFDAVDAAQGWSARADAERGDPDGPLPSGWTPRR
- a CDS encoding nitroreductase family deazaflavin-dependent oxidoreductase, with amino-acid sequence MPLSGEYIPSTSEWARNQAEQFEASGGTEANTLRGVPIIVLTTVGATSGGLRKTALMRVEHDGRYAVVASKGGAPDEPRWAANMRAHAHVELQDGADKRDYDARELSGEERELWWKRAAEVWPDYDAYQAKTDRQIAVFVLEPREA
- the sucD gene encoding succinate--CoA ligase subunit alpha, with product MSIYLNQDSKVIVQGITGGEGTKHTALMLEAGTNVVGGVNARKAGTTVSHTDKDGNAVELPVFGSVAEAMEKTGADVSIAFVPPAFTKDAMIEAIDAEIGLLVVITEGVPVGDTAEAWAYAKSKGNTTRIIGPNCPGIITPGESLVGITPANITGKGPIGLVSKSGTLTYQMMFELRDLGFSTAIGIGGDPVIGTTHIDALEAFEADPETKAIVMIGEIGGDAEERAADFIKANVTKPVVGYVAGFTAPEGKTMGHAGAIVSGSAGTAQAKKEALEAAGVKVGKTPSETAALMREIIEGL